Part of the Quercus robur chromosome 5, dhQueRobu3.1, whole genome shotgun sequence genome, CCAAGTCCAATTGGTCAAACCACAATCTTCAACTTTgatcaaagaaaattttcttttccattagTGATGGCATTGGTGATGGCATAGTTGATGCTCTTCACCAATGAAAAAAGGACTCTTAAATTCAAGAGACCATACTTTCACCATTTTTCCAATCAGAGACCATACTTTCACCATTTTTCCAATCAAAGGACGATAGTAGGGGAAAATGTTGGAGTGCCCCTCCAAAGCACAAAATGTCTCTGGCTAGCCTTTTCCACAATTTGAACCTTTACATGCCTCCTTCCAAACGCCATGACTTTGGTCGGTGCCATTGCCCTTTTAAGTAAATATTCAATTATTCCCTTTATTACCAGCTGTGAAATGCTTGACCATATAATATAGATTGCTTGCTGAGGGAATAAACATTCCAACTTGCCTATcacaaacaaaagaaacttaaaaaatttataatattgaaAAAGACTAAGAATTTTTAATGTCAGCTTACTAAATGGCATTTAAACATCATGTTCCATGAGGGACCCTCCCTTTTTGAATATGCTTTCTGTGTCTTTGAAAAAACCTTTGTATTATTGGAATACTCAAACTTCCACGTTTTTGTACTAAGTCATATGATAAATAGCTAATGGTTTTGAGGTTTGGAAGGTGAAAATGAGCTAGACTTTTAACAGAGATGGTGAAAGCTCAGCATGCTGAGGAGAAGATGCCTTTGAGAAAAGGTGCATGGACTTCTGAAGAAGATAAGAAGCTGACTGCTTACATTAAGCGATATGGCATTTGGAATTGGAGTCAGATGCCAAAACCTGCAGGTAGGATACAAGTAAATGTTCAATTTCAATGAATAAAAGCTTAATCATGAAATTGTAAtggtttttttgcatttttttttgggtgctatATATGGTATATATGTTATATCTGGTGGAAAATACTTTGATTAACCttatctttctttcatttttttttctttttttctttttttcttttaggctTGGCAAGGTCTGGGAAGAGTTGTAGACTTCGTTGGATGAATTACCTTAGGCCAGATATTAAGCGTGGAAACTTTAGCGAGGAAGAGGAGGAAACCATACTCAAGTGCCATGAAGAGCTGGGAAACCGGTaaatactcatatatatatatatatatgcttctCAATTGTAAGAGTGTTCTTTAACATTTTCATAGAATCTCTGTCTTCATATGAAAACCTTTGTGTTTAATTGGTTGAATTAtgatttagattagatgaatggATAGttcagaacaatgaaaatatgcatttttttttcctttttttcctcttaatttttttgacatacAGTATATATTAATATGGGTTGCTACATCATCTATTATGCAAGTCTTTCCAATTGAATTTTTGGCTACCACATGTGTAAACCCTAATGATGGATATCACATGCAGAACTTTAAGTATAAACTAAAATATCAATGATGTACCTGTGGTGATTGAAGTCTGCAAGGTTTTCCTGAATTATTACATAGTTAGCAAGAATAAATTAGACTCTTGCAAAATCACTCAAAGTAGAATTCACAAATTACACCTTTTTGTGAGATGACAAGTGATACCATGATTTGATTATCTGAAATTTACAAAAGCAAGGGCTTGCAGTTGAGCTATACcttgatttttatatttttagtaatatgAACTCAGGTATCACATTGATCGAtagtaataaagaaaaaaaatataaggatGCTTGTGGAAGAAATTCTAATTGAACCAATTTTGAACTCCTTATGCACGAAGTGATTAATGCATGAAGTTCAGCAAAACTACGTTAgttgaaaggaaaaagagagattaagctgagactctctctctctctctctctcctcctagCTAATTGGATCAAGATCAAATAAACTTTCAACACCTCTTGTGTGTGTTAAGAATCCTAGAAATTAATTAAGTTGAAGATATTCTAAGATCATTTATAGAGCATCTAATAATTAATTGcgagtaaagaaaaatataagaaggcGGATTCGTCCTTTTGCTCCTTAGCCTACGGGGCATTAGCAGCTGTTTCCAGCTGTTGTTCCCCTCACAAGgacatgtccttttttttttttaatcaaaactaGCTGTCTCATCATAAGATAAAAAAACGTGTCATGTAGTTATTTAAATGAACCCTCTTTCCTAAATCTCTCATTATTCTACTTGATCAAAGCATGTCAACGCTACATTGATCTTTTACATTACAATTGGTAATGTTCttatcatttttctctttctttttcagatGGTCTGCAATTGCAGCAATGCTTCCTGGAAGGACagataatgaaataaaaaattactggCACACTAACTTGAAAAAGCGCTTTAGGAACAATTGGAGTACTAGTTCAACAACTGTATCACTCAAGGTGCAAAACTGGGATGTTGAAGCTAACCAGAATGATTCATCTGAGATTAATCTCTTACATTGCGATGCCTCAAAAGTGTCAAACTTGGATGGCAATCATCCTATGTCACCACAACTGTCCACTGATGATCCCTCTTCATCAAGCACTGACCCTGCTGTTGAAATTGATAGAAACCAAACCATAGAAGAGAATGTTTGTTCATCTGAAACATTTGAAGAACTCCAAAGTTTCTGGGAGCAGCCATTTTCATTGGAGGACTGCATGGTGGAAACAGACCCTGCAGGATTTATAGCTCAAACTACTAATACGTGTTTCCCAGAACCCATATATCCATGTGATTCTTATGAAGATGTCCACCATGATTTGTGGTTCAATCTACCTAATCACGAAGAAATGCATGGTATGTGACACTGTCTATATATTAGTATTGATTTGAACCAGTGGAAATCACATCACTTGTTAAGTTGTTCCATTATTAGTATGTCAATAAGAATTAAGACATTTGAATCCTTGGGGTGTAATTAAACAGTTCAATCTATATGTACTATTGCTAGCCAATGTGCATGAAATATGAAGATAGAGATACTCTAGATGCTCTAGTATTGCATAGAAATTTTAGTGTGAGAAGGTTATGCAGCCGATATATGaagggttttattattatttttataaagttcaTATATGAAGTTAGCAGGTAAAATAAATGTACAAGATTTGGTGCAAAATTATGTGTATATGATAAAGCATTATACAGCATACATACGTGCAAGACCAAGATACTTTACATTCATAAGTTATGCTTTACATTCATAAGTTTTGAAAGGAAGGGACAAAAGTCAAAACTTTAGCATGAAAATTTCAATTGCGGACGGATAtggaagaaaattaatttatgcTTTCATTGAGAGTCGAACTCAAGACCTCCCGCTTACTAAACGGGTGCTCTAACCAACTGAGCTATGAAAGCTGATTTCGGTAGGAGCTAAGGCAAGGAAATTAAATAATCAAATcttcaaaactgaaaatttgcTACGTAATATATCTCTTATTATTTGTGCACGGCTTGTTATCTTCAgatttcaaagttttttttttttttttttttaaattaaatgatttattttaattagattaatgtttatttttaattattttttaaactttattttttaattttctgagctggctttttatattaatttaaattctaacgTGGCATTTGAAAAATgtcaaatataatttattattattattttattagtcttGTCAGTATTTACAGTGCCAAAAATGCACTCTGTTTACTATATATGCTTTTTTTGTTACTTAGATGATGACAGGAATCAAAACAGAAACAATTTTCTGATTTCAGAGACTGAAGTAGACGCGAAATCAAATTAGAGACCAAAATATGAATAAGCTCAAAATATATGGATTAAAAGtgtattttcacatatttttgaAGATGCAAGAGTTTCAAAACTATTGATTGCTATTTGCTAGTGTCCATGAGGCCCAAGCCCATCTTTGGGCCTATTATATTGTTTTACTACGTTCTACTTTGTAATATTGTACTAATCTGTTTCTTGGTTTAGATATAAAGATGTGGTtgaaattggttaatttatttcACTCTTTACTCAGGGGATATTCCAAAAATCGTATAATAGTGTGGTGGATTGAACTCGGGACTTCTCCAATTACATCACATTCCAAATCAATGAGCTCACCACCTTGCTATGCTCATTAGGGTATAATATTGTACCACTGACTACATTGTTGCGTATTATTACTACTTTGTGGACAGTATAGTATTACACAATTCGATTAGAGAATTATATTCTCAATTAAAACGTGATATTAGAGCGAAATTATGACAATAACTTTTTCCCAACAATTCCAACAGAGTGACCTTCTCCTCTTGCATCCCACCATTATTGTCAACATAGTTTACTGCCACAAGACCACTGGCTTCCTTAGATCTTCTCATTGAGAGTTGTCCTTTTAGTCGCCAATTGCTTCACTTCCACTAGATCCTGCAAGATCTCCACTAGATTTTTGCCTCTCCAGTGTCAACTGATATGCCCACCACTTATGGAAGGTCCATTCTGCTACTCCTCTCTGGTTGATGGCAGTTTAAGTTTTCTTACACGTGATCAAATTAGGTTGGGTGAGAGTTAAGCACAAACCCAACTTGATCCGATCTGTGGAAAACCTAATGACAACTTTCATGTCACTTCCTTGATAGTAATAACGCGCTAGCATTTGCATGGCTTGCTCCATTAGTAATTTGTCATGTTAGCATCGCATCACTAGACATGTTAAG contains:
- the LOC126727377 gene encoding transcription factor MYB30-like → MVKAQHAEEKMPLRKGAWTSEEDKKLTAYIKRYGIWNWSQMPKPAGLARSGKSCRLRWMNYLRPDIKRGNFSEEEEETILKCHEELGNRWSAIAAMLPGRTDNEIKNYWHTNLKKRFRNNWSTSSTTVSLKVQNWDVEANQNDSSEINLLHCDASKVSNLDGNHPMSPQLSTDDPSSSSTDPAVEIDRNQTIEENVCSSETFEELQSFWEQPFSLEDCMVETDPAGFIAQTTNTCFPEPIYPCDSYEDVHHDLWFNLPNHEEMHGM